One Devosia lacusdianchii genomic window carries:
- a CDS encoding Crp/Fnr family transcriptional regulator, which yields MSLVLPSSGRRVPCEQCPLRAMPSFRAFEPAELRFVSSFKTGELVAETGTTLMAEGAHSAHLYTLLSGWAFRYKSLPDGRRQILNYMLPGDLVGLQGSVIGEMQHSVEALSPLVLCVFQRNRLDELFRNHPGLGFDITWLAAQEERMLDEHLLSLGRRTAMERAAYLIAFLHQRAESVGLAPSRSLYIPITQMHVADTLGLSIVHTNKTLRKLAERKMIRWLDRACEVLDVEGLMELADWDGLPERTRPLI from the coding sequence TTGAGTCTTGTTCTTCCCAGTTCCGGACGCCGGGTGCCTTGCGAGCAGTGTCCGCTGCGGGCAATGCCGAGTTTCCGGGCGTTTGAGCCGGCCGAGCTACGCTTCGTTTCGTCATTCAAGACCGGTGAGCTGGTTGCCGAAACCGGCACGACGTTGATGGCTGAAGGGGCGCATAGCGCCCACCTGTATACGCTGCTCTCAGGATGGGCGTTTCGCTACAAATCGCTGCCTGACGGACGCCGGCAGATCCTCAATTACATGCTGCCAGGGGACCTGGTGGGGTTGCAGGGGTCGGTGATCGGGGAGATGCAGCATTCGGTGGAGGCGTTGTCGCCGTTGGTGCTCTGCGTGTTCCAACGCAATCGCCTCGACGAGCTTTTTCGCAATCACCCGGGATTGGGTTTCGACATTACCTGGCTGGCGGCGCAGGAAGAGCGCATGCTCGACGAGCATCTGCTCAGCCTCGGTCGGCGTACCGCCATGGAACGGGCTGCCTATCTCATCGCGTTTCTGCACCAGCGGGCGGAATCGGTGGGCCTGGCGCCGTCGCGATCGCTTTACATTCCGATCACCCAGATGCACGTGGCCGACACGCTCGGCCTCTCGATCGTGCATACCAACAAGACCCTGCGAAAACTCGCGGAACGCAAGATGATCCGCTGGCTGGATCGCGCCTGTGAGGTGCTCGATGTCGAGGGACTGATGGAACTCGCCGACTGGGATGGCCTGCCTGAGCGTACGCGGCCGTTGATATGA
- a CDS encoding RNA polymerase sigma factor, protein MTAEPTSFKREMLATLPSLRAFAVSLTGKHDKADDLVQDTVMKAWAKQSSFEMGTNIKAWLFTILRNEFYSQMRKRGREVQDSDGAFTERLSVHPSQYGSMDMQDFKKALGQLPDDQREAVILIGASGFSYEEAADICQCAVGTMKSRVSRARTRLQDILKISGEADYGPDAVSAQVTTHNHSF, encoded by the coding sequence ATGACCGCTGAACCGACTTCGTTCAAGCGCGAGATGCTTGCCACGCTACCAAGCCTGCGAGCCTTTGCGGTGTCGCTGACCGGCAAGCACGACAAGGCAGACGACCTGGTGCAGGACACCGTCATGAAAGCATGGGCCAAGCAGTCCAGCTTCGAGATGGGCACCAATATCAAGGCGTGGCTGTTCACCATTCTCCGCAATGAGTTCTACAGCCAGATGCGCAAGCGCGGCCGGGAAGTGCAGGACAGCGATGGCGCGTTCACCGAACGCCTGTCGGTGCATCCGTCGCAATATGGCTCGATGGATATGCAGGACTTCAAGAAGGCCCTCGGCCAGTTGCCCGATGACCAGCGCGAAGCGGTGATCCTGATCGGGGCGTCGGGTTTCTCGTATGAAGAAGCCGCCGATATCTGCCAATGCGCGGTGGGGACGATGAAGAGCCGCGTCAGCCGGGCGCGAACCCGGTTGCAAGACATCCTCAAGATCAGCGGCGAAGCCGACTACGGTCCTGATGCTGTTTCGGCGCAGGTCACCACGCACAACCACTCTTTCTAA
- a CDS encoding NepR family anti-sigma factor, giving the protein MRTQAGRADDGLGPNTDIGARLRALYGAVQDEGVPEQLLDLLEKLDNAEQAQKTKNAARDGE; this is encoded by the coding sequence ATGCGGACGCAGGCGGGGCGGGCAGACGATGGGCTGGGTCCGAATACGGACATCGGGGCTCGTCTGCGTGCCCTCTATGGTGCCGTTCAGGACGAAGGCGTGCCTGAACAGCTGCTGGATCTGCTCGAGAAGCTCGACAATGCCGAGCAGGCGCAGAAGACCAAAAATGCTGCTCGTGACGGAGAATAG
- a CDS encoding response regulator: MTLSTRIAPHLPYLRRFSRAVTGSQTSGDAYVAATLEALIADISLFPEASSDRIALYKLFSALFSSSSVRVPQPNSSYVWEQRAASNLANLTPRARQAFLLVAVEGFTHAQAAEILGVADSEFAPLLDEASVEISRQVATEIMIIEDEPLIAMDIEQLVEGLGHKVVSVARTHKEAVSLFNQTQPRMILADIQLADGSSGIDAVNDILNTHSVPVIFITAFPERLLTGERPEPTFLVTKPFNPDMVKALISQALFFDEGSRAAA; the protein is encoded by the coding sequence ATGACTTTGTCCACGCGGATCGCTCCGCATCTGCCGTATCTGCGGCGGTTTTCGCGCGCTGTCACCGGGTCACAAACCTCGGGCGATGCTTATGTCGCCGCTACTCTCGAAGCTCTGATCGCCGATATCTCGCTCTTCCCCGAGGCATCCAGCGATCGCATCGCGCTCTATAAGCTCTTTTCGGCGCTGTTCTCCTCATCCTCTGTGCGGGTTCCGCAGCCCAATTCCAGCTATGTCTGGGAACAGCGAGCTGCCAGCAATCTGGCCAATCTCACCCCGCGCGCACGGCAGGCTTTCCTGCTGGTGGCCGTCGAGGGGTTCACCCATGCTCAGGCCGCCGAAATTCTCGGTGTCGCCGACAGCGAATTCGCGCCATTGCTCGATGAGGCTTCGGTGGAGATTTCCCGCCAGGTTGCCACCGAAATCATGATCATCGAAGATGAACCGCTGATCGCAATGGATATCGAACAGCTCGTCGAAGGCCTCGGACACAAGGTGGTGAGCGTTGCACGTACCCACAAGGAAGCGGTGAGCCTGTTCAACCAGACCCAGCCGCGCATGATCCTCGCGGACATCCAGCTTGCCGATGGCAGCTCGGGCATCGACGCGGTCAATGACATCCTCAACACCCACTCTGTGCCGGTGATTTTCATCACCGCTTTCCCCGAACGCCTCCTCACCGGCGAGCGTCCCGAGCCGACCTTCCTCGTCACCAAGCCGTTCAATCCGGATATGGTGAAGGCGCTCATCAGCCAGGCGCTGTTCTTCGACGAAGGCTCGCGCGCCGCCGCGTGA
- a CDS encoding DUF1328 domain-containing protein encodes MLYYALVFLVIALIAGVLGFSGIAGASAGIAQILFFLFLAFLVISLVVGLIRRV; translated from the coding sequence ATGCTCTACTATGCTCTCGTCTTCCTGGTGATCGCCCTTATTGCCGGCGTTCTGGGGTTCAGTGGCATCGCCGGCGCCTCCGCTGGCATCGCGCAAATTCTGTTCTTCCTGTTTCTCGCCTTCCTGGTCATCTCCCTCGTGGTCGGCCTCATCCGCCGCGTTTGA
- a CDS encoding sensor histidine kinase yields the protein MSIEPHEKQTQMRLRALSASLLGRGVSVLHQDKDQRFDLVENPPVDWRPDNLLGLRDHEILPEPLARQFADAIGLCLRTGEAQVIEFKLANGTERRDFQARMLPDEDGVTTILADVTEERNREVALTSLLREVSHRSKNLLAIVQSVAMQTARHSEGIQDFLSKFRGRLHALSGAQDLVTESNWRGTYLQSLVTSQLSRIGHGALAHMRVTGDNPLLGPNASLHIGLAIHELAANAVLHGALAEGRAGNVWVDARIEENPDHPGSLVIEWQETGIDAGRARQEPRFGTLVLERIVPLSVGGSADYTITADSVRYRLVVPADQFEP from the coding sequence ATGTCCATTGAACCTCACGAAAAGCAGACCCAGATGAGGCTTCGGGCCTTGTCGGCAAGTTTGCTGGGACGTGGTGTGTCAGTGCTGCATCAGGACAAAGACCAACGTTTCGATCTGGTAGAGAACCCGCCGGTAGATTGGCGACCCGACAACTTGCTCGGTCTCCGCGACCATGAAATTCTGCCCGAACCGCTAGCCCGGCAGTTCGCCGACGCCATTGGCCTTTGTCTGCGCACCGGCGAAGCGCAGGTCATAGAGTTCAAGCTGGCCAATGGTACCGAGCGCCGCGATTTCCAGGCGCGCATGCTGCCCGACGAAGATGGGGTCACCACCATTCTGGCTGACGTCACCGAAGAGCGAAACCGCGAAGTCGCTCTGACCTCCCTCTTGCGGGAGGTGAGCCACCGCTCAAAGAACCTGCTCGCCATCGTGCAGTCTGTCGCCATGCAGACGGCTCGCCACAGCGAGGGAATCCAGGATTTCCTAAGCAAATTTCGCGGGCGCCTGCACGCCCTGTCTGGTGCCCAGGACCTCGTCACCGAAAGCAACTGGCGTGGCACATATCTACAGTCGCTGGTCACCTCGCAGCTCAGTCGCATCGGCCATGGGGCCCTCGCCCATATGCGCGTCACCGGCGACAACCCTTTGCTCGGCCCCAATGCCTCGCTGCATATCGGCCTCGCCATCCATGAACTGGCCGCCAATGCGGTGCTACACGGCGCGCTGGCCGAAGGCCGGGCCGGCAATGTGTGGGTCGATGCCCGTATCGAGGAGAACCCCGACCATCCCGGCAGTCTTGTCATCGAATGGCAGGAAACGGGCATTGATGCCGGCAGGGCCCGGCAGGAGCCGCGTTTTGGCACCCTCGTCCTCGAACGCATCGTCCCGCTATCGGTGGGCGGCTCAGCCGACTACACAATAACCGCCGACAGCGTCCGCTACCGCCTGGTCGTTCCGGCCGATCAGTTCGAGCCCTGA
- a CDS encoding YdcF family protein: protein MLFILSKVFWVLVQPVSLTFLLFLLAWLLVLRNRRRAGLVAGALGLTLLGVSAFTTAGALLIMPLENRFVRPAEMPEQVSAIIMLGGATSGRVSTRRQIPELTEAGDRLTETLRLAQLYPEARVVVSGGSGLMVPDGESEATTAERFFTGLGIDPARLVLEGDSRNTDENAKMTLALLGGEVSGNVLLVTSAFHMPRSIGIFRKVGLDVIAWPTDYRSGGDESVGFDIVNPVLNVTTTGVAIREWIGLVTYSWIGRTSEMFPAQGSN from the coding sequence ATGCTCTTCATCCTCTCCAAAGTGTTCTGGGTTCTGGTCCAGCCGGTCAGTCTCACCTTTCTGTTGTTCCTGCTGGCCTGGCTGCTGGTGCTGCGCAATCGCCGCCGCGCCGGGTTGGTGGCGGGAGCTTTGGGGCTGACCCTGCTGGGCGTCAGCGCGTTCACGACGGCCGGGGCGCTGCTGATCATGCCGCTCGAGAACCGGTTTGTCCGACCGGCCGAGATGCCTGAGCAGGTTTCGGCGATCATCATGCTGGGCGGCGCGACCTCGGGGCGGGTCAGCACCCGCCGGCAGATACCGGAACTAACCGAAGCGGGTGACCGGTTGACCGAGACTTTGCGGCTGGCGCAGCTCTATCCGGAGGCGCGGGTCGTGGTGAGCGGCGGCTCGGGATTGATGGTGCCGGACGGGGAATCGGAAGCGACGACGGCCGAGCGCTTCTTCACCGGGCTCGGCATCGACCCGGCGCGACTGGTGCTAGAAGGGGATTCACGCAATACCGACGAAAACGCCAAGATGACCCTGGCGCTGCTGGGCGGCGAGGTGTCGGGCAATGTGCTGCTGGTGACCTCGGCATTTCACATGCCACGATCGATAGGCATTTTCCGCAAGGTCGGGCTCGATGTCATCGCCTGGCCGACCGACTACCGTAGCGGCGGCGACGAAAGCGTGGGCTTCGACATCGTCAATCCAGTGCTGAACGTCACCACGACCGGGGTGGCGATCCGCGAGTGGATCGGCCTCGTCACCTATTCGTGGATAGGGCGGACAAGCGAGATGTTCCCGGCTCAGGGCTCGAACTGA
- a CDS encoding ABC transporter ATP-binding protein, which produces MALAASAVAEKWPVVDIRDLHKSFGALEVLKGISFSAREGEVVSLIGSSGSGKSTLLRCINMLEVPDSGTVAIDGEEIKLRGAAPHRQVGDENQIRRIRSELGMVFQSFNLWAHLTILENVMEAPLIVQRRNRGEVEEEALAMLAKVGIREKANNYPVQLSGGQQQRAAIARALCINPRVMLFDEPTSALDPELEVEVLRVIKILADEGRTMILVTHDMDFARSVSDRVIFLHQGRIEEEGSPDEVFGATKSARLKQFLNAASHE; this is translated from the coding sequence ATGGCGCTAGCTGCATCCGCTGTCGCGGAAAAGTGGCCGGTCGTGGACATTCGCGACCTGCACAAATCATTTGGCGCTCTGGAAGTGCTCAAGGGCATTTCCTTTTCGGCCCGCGAGGGTGAAGTCGTCTCCCTGATTGGCTCGTCCGGCTCGGGCAAGTCGACGCTGCTGCGCTGCATCAACATGCTCGAAGTGCCCGATAGCGGTACGGTCGCCATCGACGGCGAGGAGATCAAGCTGCGCGGCGCCGCGCCGCATCGCCAGGTGGGCGACGAAAATCAGATCCGCCGCATCCGCTCCGAACTCGGCATGGTGTTCCAGAGCTTCAACCTGTGGGCCCATCTCACCATCCTCGAGAACGTCATGGAAGCGCCGCTGATCGTCCAGCGCCGCAATCGGGGCGAGGTTGAGGAGGAGGCGCTCGCCATGCTGGCCAAGGTCGGCATCCGCGAGAAGGCCAACAACTATCCGGTCCAGCTGTCCGGCGGCCAGCAGCAGCGCGCCGCCATTGCTCGCGCCCTCTGCATCAATCCGCGCGTCATGCTGTTTGACGAACCCACGTCGGCGCTCGATCCGGAGCTGGAGGTGGAAGTGCTGCGCGTCATCAAGATTCTCGCCGACGAAGGCCGCACCATGATCCTGGTCACCCACGATATGGATTTCGCGCGCTCGGTCAGCGATCGCGTCATCTTCCTGCATCAGGGCCGCATCGAGGAAGAGGGCTCGCCCGACGAAGTCTTCGGCGCCACGAAGTCAGCCCGCCTCAAGCAATTCCTCAACGCCGCCAGCCACGAATAG
- a CDS encoding transporter substrate-binding domain-containing protein, producing the protein MKKLILAAAAILALGSATQAQETVRIATEGAYAPWNFLDDAGKPAGFEIDLAAAICAQAGLTCEVITNDWDSIIPNLLAGNYDVIMAGMSITAERLETIDFTQNYFPPDPSKFVAAAGAGIDPAALEGKRVGVQGGTIQAAYAEENLGATNTVVSFGTADQAMADLAAGNLDTILADGAYLEPIVAASSGGIEFVGEDVMIGDGVGAGVRKDEAELKTKFDDALTALKADGTVDKLIAQWFEGRGPYFAE; encoded by the coding sequence ATGAAGAAGCTTATCCTGGCGGCCGCCGCCATCCTGGCTCTCGGCTCCGCCACCCAGGCGCAGGAAACCGTGCGCATCGCCACCGAAGGCGCCTACGCGCCGTGGAATTTCCTCGATGACGCCGGCAAGCCCGCAGGCTTCGAAATCGACCTGGCCGCAGCCATCTGCGCCCAGGCCGGCCTCACCTGCGAAGTCATCACCAATGACTGGGACTCGATTATCCCGAACCTGCTCGCCGGCAACTACGACGTGATCATGGCCGGCATGTCGATCACCGCCGAACGCCTCGAAACCATCGACTTCACCCAGAACTACTTCCCGCCCGATCCGTCCAAGTTCGTCGCCGCTGCCGGCGCCGGCATTGATCCGGCGGCGCTTGAAGGCAAGCGCGTCGGCGTCCAGGGCGGCACCATCCAGGCCGCCTATGCCGAAGAAAACCTCGGCGCCACCAATACCGTGGTCTCCTTTGGGACTGCCGATCAGGCCATGGCCGACCTTGCCGCCGGCAATCTCGACACCATCCTGGCCGATGGCGCCTATCTGGAGCCCATCGTCGCTGCCTCCAGCGGCGGCATCGAATTCGTTGGCGAAGATGTCATGATAGGTGACGGCGTCGGTGCTGGCGTGCGCAAGGACGAAGCCGAGCTCAAGACCAAGTTCGACGACGCCCTGACCGCCCTCAAGGCCGACGGCACCGTCGACAAGCTGATCGCCCAGTGGTTCGAAGGCCGTGGGCCGTACTTCGCCGAGTAG
- a CDS encoding ABC transporter permease subunit gives MSEDIAFWLSYITNGKHLTWYASFQFTIFAAIAGGSLAVIFGLLGATLKNSRFLPLRLIGLAYSSIVRGVPDVLFFLFFPLAFEQTVEWFMASQVCTPETLAAQTAAWPPCKDANWFLGTPEYLILASVSLGLVYGAFATNVIHGAMRSVPKGQLEAARAYGMSASQVLWRVQIRQMWVYALPGLSNVWMLVVKATSLLSLLQIADIVLWADRLGAPNFLPAVGLVHDDWRWRYYLVLFVFYILVTLLSEKVFSALMARVGRGILNEVHT, from the coding sequence ATGAGCGAAGATATCGCCTTCTGGCTGAGCTACATCACCAATGGCAAGCACCTCACCTGGTATGCCAGCTTCCAGTTTACCATCTTCGCTGCCATCGCTGGCGGTTCATTGGCAGTGATCTTTGGCCTCCTCGGCGCGACCCTCAAGAATTCCCGCTTCCTGCCGCTGCGGCTGATCGGCCTTGCTTATTCATCAATCGTACGCGGCGTGCCGGATGTGCTGTTCTTCCTGTTCTTTCCGCTGGCCTTCGAGCAGACCGTCGAATGGTTCATGGCCAGCCAGGTTTGCACACCCGAAACGTTGGCCGCCCAGACGGCTGCCTGGCCGCCCTGCAAGGACGCCAACTGGTTCCTGGGCACGCCCGAATATCTGATCCTGGCCTCCGTCTCGCTTGGGCTGGTCTATGGCGCCTTCGCCACCAATGTCATCCATGGCGCCATGCGCTCGGTGCCCAAGGGGCAGCTCGAAGCCGCCCGCGCCTATGGCATGTCGGCCAGCCAGGTACTCTGGCGTGTCCAGATCCGCCAGATGTGGGTCTATGCCCTGCCCGGCCTCTCCAATGTGTGGATGCTGGTGGTCAAGGCGACTTCGCTGCTCTCGCTGCTGCAGATCGCCGACATCGTGCTCTGGGCCGATCGCCTCGGCGCCCCCAATTTCCTGCCGGCGGTAGGCCTCGTGCATGATGACTGGCGCTGGCGCTATTACCTGGTGTTGTTCGTCTTCTACATTCTCGTGACCTTGCTGTCCGAGAAGGTCTTCAGCGCCCTCATGGCGCGGGTTGGCCGCGGCATCCTCAACGAGGTGCACACCTGA
- a CDS encoding ABC transporter permease, with translation MERFLTELSLFAPAVVFNIYFTVASIPFGFVFAVVLALGKASRNPLISRLSRGYIYAFRGSPLFIQFFMVYSLALSFNIALWKPLGISGFVLHPLFIGPLVLMLNTAAYTGEIFYGALRAVPRGEIEAARAYGMSRSQQFRHVIWPNLIRLAWPAYTNEVVFLFHATCIVYFALPVIGQQKDLMVTAKELFERDFNAFLHFSVAALYFLAVSLVVFFLFGLVYQRLMRHMPAAPRMRFAPKWIR, from the coding sequence ATGGAACGCTTCCTCACTGAGCTCAGCCTGTTCGCACCGGCCGTGGTCTTCAACATCTACTTCACCGTGGCTTCGATCCCGTTCGGCTTCGTCTTCGCGGTCGTCCTGGCGCTGGGCAAAGCATCGCGCAATCCACTGATCTCGCGCCTCAGCCGTGGCTATATCTATGCCTTCCGTGGCTCGCCGCTCTTCATCCAGTTCTTCATGGTCTATTCGCTGGCCCTGTCCTTCAACATTGCGCTGTGGAAACCGCTCGGCATTTCCGGGTTCGTGCTGCATCCGCTCTTCATCGGCCCGCTGGTGCTGATGCTCAACACTGCCGCCTATACCGGCGAGATCTTCTATGGCGCCCTGCGCGCCGTGCCGCGCGGCGAGATCGAGGCCGCTCGCGCCTATGGCATGAGCCGCAGCCAACAGTTCCGCCACGTCATCTGGCCAAACCTCATCCGCCTGGCATGGCCGGCCTATACCAATGAGGTGGTGTTCCTGTTCCACGCCACCTGCATCGTCTACTTTGCCCTGCCGGTGATCGGGCAGCAGAAGGATTTGATGGTCACCGCCAAGGAGCTGTTCGAGCGCGATTTCAACGCTTTCCTGCACTTCTCAGTTGCCGCGCTGTACTTCCTGGCCGTGTCGCTGGTGGTTTTCTTCCTCTTCGGGCTGGTCTATCAGCGCCTGATGCGCCACATGCCAGCCGCCCCGCGCATGCGCTTCGCGCCCAAATGGATTCGCTGA
- a CDS encoding succinylglutamate desuccinylase/aspartoacylase family protein: MTFELHQHALAGDTPGVTTQLHWYTAGPADAKTRVHLQAALHADEQPGTMALHHLLPRLRDADAAGQLKAHFTVFPSVNPLGLGNFSLRHHIGRYDIETGVNYNRRWPDLYPHIAATLPGRLGADPQANIAAIRSAVIAWIDSQRPATAIQRMRLLILRSAVAADIVLDLHCDDDSLKHIFTSPELMPGLQDLADWMGVAATLTAEDSGGGSFDEVLPTLYRKARLANPDHPIPVGAEAATLEYRGRADSFDALGQADAAGLFGFFAGRGLIDIAPGSAPQPSPGPTPFEATEVLRVDAPGLLAYRVELGDRVTKGQPIADLIAMDGPEAFIARRPILAGTDGFVLSRIAGKYVTAGAGIAKIVGTQVLPARAGAYLLED; the protein is encoded by the coding sequence ATGACCTTCGAGCTGCACCAACACGCCCTTGCGGGCGACACACCCGGCGTCACCACCCAACTCCATTGGTACACGGCCGGCCCCGCCGATGCGAAAACCCGCGTCCACCTGCAGGCCGCGCTGCACGCCGACGAGCAGCCCGGTACCATGGCCCTGCATCACCTGCTACCGCGCCTGCGCGACGCCGATGCCGCCGGCCAGCTCAAGGCACACTTCACCGTCTTCCCCTCGGTCAACCCGCTTGGCCTCGGCAATTTCTCGCTACGCCACCACATTGGTCGCTACGACATCGAGACCGGCGTCAACTACAATCGGCGTTGGCCAGACCTCTATCCGCACATTGCCGCCACCCTGCCCGGCAGGCTGGGCGCCGACCCGCAAGCCAATATCGCCGCCATCCGCAGCGCCGTCATCGCCTGGATCGACAGCCAGCGTCCTGCCACAGCGATCCAGAGGATGCGCCTGCTGATCCTGCGCTCGGCCGTCGCTGCCGACATCGTCCTCGACCTTCACTGCGACGACGACAGTCTCAAGCACATCTTCACCTCGCCCGAGCTGATGCCCGGCCTGCAGGATTTGGCCGACTGGATGGGCGTGGCCGCCACGCTCACCGCCGAGGACAGCGGCGGCGGCTCCTTCGACGAGGTGCTGCCAACGCTCTACCGCAAGGCGCGCCTCGCCAATCCCGATCATCCAATCCCGGTGGGTGCTGAAGCAGCGACGCTCGAGTATCGCGGCCGTGCGGATAGTTTCGACGCACTCGGGCAAGCCGATGCGGCGGGCCTTTTCGGCTTCTTCGCCGGCCGTGGCCTGATCGACATCGCCCCCGGCTCCGCCCCGCAACCCTCGCCCGGCCCTACGCCGTTCGAGGCCACCGAAGTCCTCCGCGTCGATGCACCGGGCCTGCTCGCTTATCGAGTCGAACTGGGCGACCGCGTGACCAAGGGCCAGCCCATCGCCGACCTCATCGCCATGGATGGCCCCGAGGCCTTCATCGCCCGCCGGCCAATCCTCGCCGGCACTGATGGCTTCGTGCTGTCGCGCATAGCAGGTAAGTACGTGACGGCCGGCGCCGGGATCGCCAAGATCGTCGGCACACAGGTGCTACCCGCCCGGGCCGGGGCCTACCTGCTCGAGGATTAG